A DNA window from Parus major isolate Abel chromosome 9, Parus_major1.1, whole genome shotgun sequence contains the following coding sequences:
- the DUSP28 gene encoding dual specificity phosphatase 28, with product MLQLCPVTSSLLLGTARAACDEELLLREGITLCVNVTRQQPFPGLRRVRGIRVPVFDDPAEDLARFFEPCGAAIEEAVRAGGRCLVYCKNGRSRSAAICTAYLMRHRQLSLKDAFEAVKTARPVAEPNAGFWSQLQKYEEDLQSALLSKGHKNSKCEDTLKKVK from the exons atgctccagctgtgcccggTCACCTCCTCGCTGCTGCTGGGCACGGCCAGGGCGGCGTGCGacgaggagctgctgctgcggGAGGGGATCACCTTGTGCGTGAATGTCACACGGCAGCAGCCGTTCCCCGGCCTGCGGCGGGTCCGCGGCATCCGTGTGCCCGTGTTCGATGACCCGGCCGAGGACCTGGCCCGGTTCTTCGAGCCGTGCGGTGCCGCTATCGAGGAGGCCGTGCGGGCCGGCGGGAGGTGCCTGGTGTACTGCAAGAACGGCCGCAGCCGCTCCGCCGCCATCTGCACCGCCTATCTCATGAGACACCGGCAGCTCTCGCTCAAGGACGCCTTCGAG GCTGTGAAAACTGCCAGACCTGTAGCAGAACCGAATGCAGGATTTTGGtctcagctgcagaaatatGAAGAAGACTTGcagtctgctctgctgagcaaaGGACATAAAAATAGCAAGTGTGAAGATACTTTAAAGAAAGTGAAGTGA